Within Corvus cornix cornix isolate S_Up_H32 chromosome Z, ASM73873v5, whole genome shotgun sequence, the genomic segment GGGATACCGGGATGGCGGGCCgtgcccgccccgccccgccccgctcgcACCGTGTTGCGGGGCTCGCCGCCGCTCGCCGCCGCTCCGAAGAACCTGCTCAGCACCGGCTGCtgcccgcccgcgccgccccgccggccccgcggcaTGGCCAGGCCCCGCGCCGCCGTACCGCCCCCGCCGGATGCGCCCGCTCGGCCCGCCCCgacccgccccgccccggccccggcgcggagcggagcggaggGCGCGGAGCGGCCATGGTGCGTTCGCTCAACTCCATCGTGGCCGTGAGCCAGAACATGGGCATCGGCAAGGACGGGCGGCTGCCCTGGCCGCCGCTCAGGTACCGCGGCCCGGCGccgccgcgccccccgcccgcacTACAGCCCCCAGCGTGCCCCGCGCCGCGCGGCAGCAGGCGGGCTtggcggggccgcgcggggcGCGCTGGGAGCTGTAGTGCCTGAGGGGGATGCTGTGTGAGGCGGGAAGGCGGCGGCGTGGCGGGACTGgggctgtggggtttggggtgggttcTCTCTCGTGGCACGGCCGCGGGGTATCGCGCAGGTTATCGCTCATGCGAGCACAGCGGGGCCAAAGGTCCCGCCTCGGCCACGGCACCGGCCCAGGCCCCGCCCAACCGCCAGTCCCCGCGCTCCCGCAACACTCCCCTCAtgagtgggggtttttttgttgcaatTAGAGAATTTGCAAAAAGCATTAGAAATGAGAGAACTTATTCTTAAGACACGTTGTAACGCATTTCGTGCTTCCCCGGCAGGAATGAGTACAAGTACTTCCAGAGAATGACGAGCACATCCCGCGTGGAAGGTAACTGTGGGACTCTGCGTTTCCCTGCCTCGGCCCTCTTCCTGCACACAGCCTCACCAGTATTTCAGCCCTCTGTAATCGTTCGGGGTAGATGAGGAAAGATGATTAATCACATATTTCAGAGGAGATGCAGGTGATCTGTTAGGAAACAATTTTCAAATCTTCCTTTCACCAGAAGAGTAGAAAACGTCATCAAAAGTTTACCTAACATATCTTTACATGAAACTTCAAGTTAAAAATGGGAAGGTTTTCACAAGCTGCTTAATTAGCggtgtggtttgtttttttcagcctggattAGCTTATCTAACTTGTTTGCTGTAGCTCAACCTTGGCCATTCGATCCACCCCTCTGACCCTTGCGGCAGTAATTTTGCTGAGTTTCCTGAGTGCTGAGCCATCCCCATGCACCAGAAAATCCAAACCATGTTGATAGCACAGAGCCGAAATACTGCAGTCGTTTGTCAACAGAGTCACTCTTTCATGGTTCGTGTAGCGGTGTTTTTAGGCTGTTAAAACTCACTTGTTTGGTAAAAACTCACTTCTGGTTAGTTTGATACATTCCCTTGTTTTGATTAGGAGACTTACTCAATTTTCTGATTTGAAGGTCTGTTCCATAATGCACAAGAATGTCTAATCTCATTTTGAAACACTCCTAAGCGAAGGACTTTACTTATGTTTTGGAGACCTGATTCAGCCCTTTGTAACCttatatgtataaaaaaaggacagaacACAATTGACAGTTTTAAGTCTTTTTAGATGTCTGCAAGTTGCATCTTACCTTGCACAAATAACCTGTGATCAAGAAAAAAGATACttgaaatgcaatttaaaagaaacattttgctcCATCCTGCCTGCAGATCTTTTGACAGGCTGTGATCTTGGATGCTAGGCAGGTAAACTGCTTCATAACCACTTCTGAATGGATTATGCTGCCATAAATGTTCACATCAGGGATGTCAGCATTGCCTCTGTTGTCTCTCAGCCTGGAAACTACGTGGAAAGAGTGACCATGCTGGCATTGTGTTTATTTCTCTGATAACTCCATCTCCTCATAAAGAGAAACATTCCTTTCCTTAGCAGTGTTGCATGTAAGAGGTAATCAGGTTATGAATGCTTGGGTTTGGTCAGTAATTAGATTTATGGGTTAATGTTATATGATTGAACACCTGTAGCACTTCGGCTTTGGATTAAATTTGACTGGTTCTTCTCCTAGAAATTATTGTGAGTTTATGAATCTGTGTGGGACTGTTCCAGTGTCAATTGCCTGACCAGGCTTTGAGCCCACAGACACgctcctctctgcctgtggcTCATCTGAGAACTGGGGCCTGAGCTTGTGCTTTTGTCAGCTGCTGAAGAGGGGCTTggaagggaggggaagctcaTCGGTGTCTCTAAACAATTCAAATCAATTCTCTCTTGCTCAGGTAAACAGAATGCACtgataatggggaaaaaaacgTGGTTCTCCATTCCTGAGAAGAACCGTCCtttaaaagacagaattaaTATTGTGCTCAGCAGGGAGCTCAAGTAAGTATGGTAAATAAGGGCCctgtgaaacaaataaaaacctgcACCAAAAAATGTCAGTAGCGTTACAACATGCAGTAGTTCCAAATGTAGCATTTTTGATACCTGGTTagaaagcatttctgctgtTGGTTCTGAGTGTTATACTttactcttaatttttaattttttaaaattcattcaCAAGGTAATTGTCATTACTTTGCATCATGAGTGCTACTTCTAGCTCTACTCACAAACCATTTGACAATTTTCAATAGTGTTTCTGACTCATGTATTTAACTGTATTTCTCTAGTTCCTGCTTAGATTGGTGGCCCTGAATCCattttttgaagtttatttttattaggaTTTGTGAATGAACTGTCCTTTTTCAGACCTCTGTTCTTGAATGCATCACCCACAgtcacacaaatatttttaaatacaaatgtcCACTTGTTGTGGTTTATTGCTTTGGAGGCTGTTGGTGGATTTGCAGCTGAGTATGTGGGTGGAGAGGGAATATTGGCTTTtcaactggttttattttaaggaaaatgcttttttttaacattccaGAATTCAAGtcaaaatttacatttaatttcttgatGATCTGTATTTAATAATCTAAGTTTACTTTATAGATTATGTATTTACATTATAGTTACGTAAATTCCTCAGTTATACTTCTTcaaaaacatgttaaaaaaattcagatttttaagcTATAATGCCTCCTAAGTTATGGTTCAGCTGTGATCTGTTGAACAATCCTGCAGTCAGATGAGACTTCTAACATAATATGTCAGTAAAAGacacttcaaaataattaacCAACATGAAACATTTAGTTATTTGTTAATTCAGCAATTCACATTTTGTATCTCGTTTGTATTGATGATCATGATGAATTGTCCTTTATTTCCTTAGTAATAGAACTTTGCTTTTTCTAGGGAAACCCCGAAAGGAGCACATTATCTTTCCAAAAGCCTGGATGATGCTTTAGCTCTTTTGGATTCACCAGAGTTAAAAAGTAAAGTAGACATGGTTTGGATTGTGGGAGGCACTTCAGTGTACAAGGTACATTTAACCTCCTCCTAAATTACTCATTTTCTGTGATGGGATGAGGATGAAGTTCCTATTACTGCTGCTTTAGGAAGTGTTTTCCCTTTATGTGGCCAGCAAACTGCAGTGATTGCAACAGAACAAGTCTCAAAGAGTAAGATCTCATCTCTCAAGTTCAGAATACCCATCCAGAAACTGAACATTGCTCTTGCCAATGGGCCAGTGTCACACAGTTGTTGTACTTTTGAGAGCTCTTCTTAAATACCTAAATTGCTAGGTTTTTCAGGCAAAGCCCATATtgttatgtttattttactgaGCCCATGTtgttatgtttattttactgaGATTGCTGACTGACCCTGCAaaggatgtgaaaaaaaaaaaaggaaaagtgctCCAGCATTTTTAGCCAGAGTATGACACTTTATACATGtaaatggggaagaaaatagGAATTAGAGAGAGCTGACAGGTCACAGTGTCATCAGTAATAGGAGATAATCATACAACAGAAGGTCACACTCACTCTGCTTTCCCATCTAGCAGTGTTCCTACTGCTCCCACTCCCTGGGTCAAGAATTGTAAAGCAAATTCTTTTTAACATAAAAGAAACAGTGCTGCTGTCCTTTAGTCATTACAAGCATGCTGGGAGATACACTCCAGTTGTTGTTTGGCACTCAGACATTAGATGTGTGGTGACAGTGCCATAGTGCACCTGGTGGAAGATTAGGGCTGATACTGTGCCTTGTTGTATGGggcaggaaaatgcatttttgtggTGCTTCTTGCCCAttccctgccacagccatggGCTCAGCTGTAAAGAGCtattgcttctgctgcttcttccaagAGTACCTGTCTTGGAGGCTTCTACTTTAACTACTTTTCCAGCCTCTGGCTGGTATTATTGGTATAAAAGAATGCCATTTTTAGACCATTACTCACCAATACTCAGATTATAAATTGGCAGTTTTGATCAAGAGCAATTTCGGATGTACTATTTGAGCTGATCAGTACAAGGGAGTGAGAGACCTGGTTACCCTGGACGTGGAAAAGCAttgagagagctgggaatgtccagtctggagaagggaaggctccaggagACATCAGAGGCCCTTTCAGTGCCCAAAGGggttccaggagagctggagaggggctttgggcaagggcctggagtgccaggacaagggggaatggcttcccagtgccagggggcagggctggatgggagattgggcaggaattgttccctgggagggtgggcaggccctggcacagggtgcccagagcagctggggctgcccctggatccctggcagtgcccaaggccaggctggacactgaggcttggagcagcctgggacagtgggaggtgtccctgcccatgggacaaagatgagctttaaggttctgcccaacccaaactgttttgTGGTTCTAAAATTTCAgctctttcccctctttcaggCATCTAAGCTTAATTACATTAGAGAGAAATCTGACAGTTTTATACAGATTCCTGCACTCAAACTTCGTGATGTTAACCTTTGTGATGTTAACTGAAAGGGTTTGATGGGGCCATACACCTCTACCAAAACTGCAAGTAATATTTTTAGTGCGTGTATTAAAGATGCACAAAGGATTTTACAGGACTATTTCTATTATACTATGTAGAAATATGTGGGAAGTAAAATAGCAATTGGAAATTGAAgtgaataattttattcagtAGTTGTAAGTATTTGgttttaaagcattattttgatCTCACTAGTTTGTGTAGCTCAAAGGTTGAGAACTGATTTTGTTCATTAATACAGGCCTGTGCTTGCCTATAGAAAGGGCTACCCCATTTTGATCATTCAAGCTGTTACAGGACTGTCTTACAGAAAACCAAGTCTGTTTATACTTTCTACTGTCAAACTGAAAGGATGTTCACATGAGAGCCTCTTGCTGCCCCTTTAGATCAAGGCAAGCACTTGCAGGTGGCAGATTTGCAGGTTCCCAGTGGGATTTGCCTCCAACTTCTCTGTGATGGTTTTCTGTCTGACCCAGTCAGACTGTGGGCAGGGAACATGGTCTGTGCAGATTAGTTCTGTGGGTTGCTAACTCCTCAAGGCACAGTGATTTTCTGTCAGGATCACTACAAAATGGAACCACAGGCACCCGTGGCACTTAGGTGGGGCTGCTCTGACAGCCggctgggctgctgtgggtgtcaaaggaggagcaggaacacGTGGGGATTCTCggggcagcactgcagctgctctgcccaggtTGGTCTGTGGCCCTTGGCACAGCGAGCTCAGTTTGGTGACATCCCTTTGGGGTCCTAGGGAATAGGAAGCAGATCCAGAGTGGTACTGGATGTGAGGGTGCACAACTGAGGGCATTTGTCAGAagctacagcagcagctttgccatTGCCAGACAACACCTCCAGGGCCCACATCATTATTTGAGATGGCAGTATTTTGTCCTGTGGAGCCTTTTGACACACAGGCTCCAGAGCTGGTCTGGCAAACTGAGGAAGCATTTGCACTTCTTTTATGAAGGTGGGGACAGTGACACGGTTGGTTCATTCAGCTAATTAAACCATTTACCTAGAACAGAGGTCACCATCTGGTCTCCTTTGGGTTAAATTCAGCCTTCTTTGCAACACCTGTGGTCAGTCCCTCCCTGTGCTCTTCCCTGGCTTGTTGTGGTAATAGAGAGTTCTTGATGAAGCTGAATTCCTGCAGAGTTGGATAGCAGTTGATTTATTCTTCTCCTACAAAGCAGAAGTGCCTCTGTTTACAGAACAcaacatgtttttatttgtgaagCAGATTATTATTCTTCTGTCATTTTGCAAGTGTGACTCTTCTTACCTCTCTGCCCTTAAAGAGAAACACTAGTACAAACTGGATGGACACCAGTTTGGTGCAGTTGGATGCTTGTGTGCTGTGTATTACCCTTTCATTTTTAACTGGTCTCTAGTAAAGCTGCTTTTCTAGAAATTAACCTCTCAGCAGTAGTAACAATTAATTTTACTGGATTCCATTTGTTATTACTTGGTTCCTGTGCTTGTTGAAATAGTACCTAATAGCCCTGCTGCATGGTGAGTCACCTTCCACAAAGAGCATTGCTCCTTGTCGGTttaagggaaagggaggaacaGCTGcaagcttttcaaaaatatattgtaACCAACCCCAGTATAGCTTTTCATGGGTTATTTTAATGCCCACATCTGGAAGAGTTGCCTTATTTCGATCTCAAGACAAAATGTATATTCTTAACTCCTGAATTTGTTAGTGAAAAACTCACCTAACAAGTGTTATCTTGGAACATTTTCATCCAAGGAGCTTGGAAATGTAAAAACTTTCAGCATGTGTTACTATTTTGCCACAATCCAGAGATCCGACTTTGAAGTTCAACTAAGGGGTAACTTGATCTCTGGAATTCcaaaaaatacagcacaaatCCCTAGCAGTGATATTAATAAAACTTCAGAACAAATTACCTTGAGGTGTGGGCATCTCCCACTGCCTAAACCTTCCTGCCTCTCAAAGAGATGTGATTCAGAAATTGCTTGTTGCGACTGGGCCTATTGTTCCTTTCTTCTCACAGGGCTATTCAAATTTTGTTGTTAACTTCTGTCAGATACCCCAGGCTCTGAGAATAGGTATTGCTGCCACTTACCAGGTGGAACTGACACAGGGCGAAATTATCCCTTTAGAAAGTGCTCTTCAGTGGAGTCCAAAAGAGGGGATTCAGAGTATaattttcacagctttgctAAAAGCCTGTGATACATAAAATTGTGACTGAGTTTGTGTTGTTTCTAAAGGCAGCAATGGAGAAGCCAATTCATCATCGATTGTTTGTGACAAGAATCTTGAAAGAATTTGAAAGCGacacattttttccagaaattgaCCGTAAAGACTACAAGCTTCTAACAGAGTAAGTACCATAATGCATACCAGGCTTGTCTTCAGAATAATCTACTTTGAATGTTTAAGTGTTCTATTAAGGCTGTGTTGGTTTGAGTTAGAGGTGAATTTTTCCCCAGAATCATACCTTACCTACAACCTGGAATGGCACCACACTCTGCACAGATTTTCTTGGAACTTGCTGTGTTCTTCAACTTTCCTGTAATCTTTACAGTAAAGAATTGCCTATGTCAGTTTGCTTCAAAAGTAGCTTTTTCTTATTGTTTCCTGGTTTAGAATTACTCAAATATTTACTAAGCTTTGTAACTCTCAGTATGTTGCTAGTAAATAGTATTTGGCCTCTAAATGTCTTTGATTAATTGCCAAAGGTAAATTAAATGGGTTTGGCTGGAGAAGGCCTGAGCTTCCTAAGGTTATCCTTTTCTCTTGAGAAAATTACTCCTTCCTAACAAACATAGTAGTAAAAGGTGTACAAAAACTTACAGTTTCTGCCATTCACTGTGGTTTCTTCTGTATTATCCGTGTTATATTTCAGTTGTGCTTTTATATCCTCTCCAACAAGATTACATCTAACAGGCACTAAGGAGGCAGCAGAAATTCAGACACCTGCCTCAAGGACCAGGGAGGACCAGACCAcctgttcctgttcctgttcctgctgctcctgttttGGCTCTCAGCTGGTTACAGACCAGCAATGGAAGAAATAGAAAGTATGAGGAGCCAAACTCTGCCAAGGTCACAGGAATGGATTAGCACAGCTCTGGGGGAGGAtaggcaggggcagggaagaggGTTGCAGGACAGGCAAGGTGGGTGGGGAGGATGAGTCACCTTCTCCAACTCCAGTATATTCTGAACTACTCTGTGCGCATTTGAGTGTCCTGAGAGCTGACCCAAAGCTCCCTCAGtctctcagctgttcctcaggtATATGTTGTTTTTGGCCAATGTACTGAAATGAACATTGGCATTAGAACATGATTTGTAAAATAACAGGTAATTTCCTCACTAAAGTGGAAACTGATGATGCCAAACCTTAccaaataaatttcaaatttatctCTCCCTCAAAGTCGGTATTACTCATACAAAATCCTTGTTCTTTCATGGGGAGatgaaaagatttttgaaaGCATCTATTAATAAGAAGTGGTTTAGAAAACCTGGAAGATAGTGGAACTCTTTCTATGGTAGCAGTCACCTGCTTTAGTAATCTGCAGACTTGTAAAAAACCTTGTCCTTAGCATTTCCTCTAAACCAACTTAGGAAAAGGAAGGCAAGAATAGAAACCAAAGTGTTCCAAAATCTCTTCTTCCTTGGCAGACATTTTGAATAACATATTGGAggctttaataaaaatgttggGTATTTCTTTATTAAGCCAAAAATGGGGTGGTTGTTTTGTGTTAAGAGTATGCTTTCTTGATATAAAAGGTGTGCATATAAATCGTGGATAGTAGTTAATATGATTCCTAAAAACTGTGTACCTGTTCTAAagactgtgttttcatttgtttttccgAACAACTTGCTTTTCTACTTGATTGGATAAATTACAGGTGAATCATAATGATATTCTTACCTACTTgctggcttttgctttttcttctcctctctccctaGGTACCCAGGTGTCCCTGCTGATATCCAAGAAGAGAATGGGATCCAGTACAAGTTCGAAGTGTATGAAAAAGCTGTCGTGGCACAATAAGTGAGGCATTTTGTACTTCCATGTAAGGGCAGGTATTTTAAATCATGGAGTTTTACTGAGTGTAAAGATACAttaaatttttgaagaaaatcatGCCTGATGGTAAAATACCTCAGAAGTGAATGGTTCCAAAAACCACACTCCACATTCTGAAGGTACACCCTGAAGAAGGGGATGTGCAGTGTGAAGGAGGTAGATCTGAGCAGTTGCACAACAAAGGTTACATGACACCTTGCATTGATCTTACAATCCATGGCAGCATCCCTGACAATTCCATGGGTGATGAAAGGCATTAGACTTTGTCAGGGCTTTTCTACTGAAACAAAGGGTTTTTGTATCTATCTCCTTGTTCAAAACGTCCAGCACTGAGAAAGCATCCATCCTCCCAAGTTTGACTGGGATGTTGTGTACATTTATAACAGCCTTTAAAATGTTATTGGTGTAGAGGTAAAGGTAAGGAAGCCCAGCAGGAGAAGGGGAGTCTGGAAGCCTCACACAGCAGTGGAGGGAGGGATGCACTGATCCGGGACCTGTCATTGCAGGGCGGGTCCCTGCAGGATCACCAGTCCTGCTACAgaacctgctccaggtgggcTCCTGTCCCCATagggccacaggtcctgccagcagcctgctccagcacaggctccccacgggatcacagcctccttccTGCATCTCCTGCTCCCATGTGTGCTCCCCcagtgggctgcaggggaatctgtGCTCCCTGGAGCACTCGCTCTGCTCCCGTCtggcctggggctgcagggcttttctcctctcctcttccagctcctcttgcCACCGCTGTTGTTCCCCACAGGGTTTTCCCCACCTTCTTAACTCTGTTATCCCAagggtgctgctgccactgaagTGGCAcacagccttggccagcagtgccTCTGTCCTGGAGCCGGTGGCACTGGCCCCATGGGACATgagggaagcttccagcagcttctcacagaagccacccctgtagcccccctgctccccaaaccTGGCCTCACAAACCCAGCTCAATCTGGTAAAGAAGCTGTAATATTTCCCTAGCTTCACAGCTGTGTGAAAGCTTTGCTGCTCTCATAAAAAAGTCACTGTGTCAGTTTGACCGCAGCCACTTCaaagtagaagaaaatacacattGATTTCTTAAAGTCTGTGTTCCTGTGTTCCCGCCAAGCATTATCAGTAAAGATGCAGTTCATTTGTCAGTGTGATTTTGAATAATCTATCTGACAAATATGGATTATAAGCAATAGTGGAGTAGTCCTGTTTCACCTTTATCAAATAtagttaaatataaaaatactaaatatattAAACTAGTATAATAATTTGCATTGATGGTCCCTTACAATATCAGCTATGCGCACCCCTTGAATTTTCCATGGCACTGTCGTATAACAGTAGCTgataaaaaacatattttttgcaACACCTGCTCTAAGTTGTCtcagttttctgtgtttcctttgaAACTGTAAGCACTTCCCTGTATTGATCTTCTTGTTCCATGTGTGCTGATGCTACATCAATCGATAAAAACAAGTTTATGCTTACATTAATGCAGCAAGAAGTCTCCAGAGTTTTAAATTGACAGCACATTGTTGAAGGGGAGGAAAGAGACTGTTACCAGGGAGAtgtcatgtttttttttttaaatacaagtcACAGTGACCCTGGCAAGAGAATAACCTCCCGAAAGTGTTTAAAACATACCTGTTATAGGTCAGTGTTGAAAGCTCTGACACTTTGCAAAATACTGTGTTTAGGACAACtgacatttattaaaaatgggagaaaagaatTCATGCAATGTTGGCTGAGGCAAACATACATTAGAAAATTTGTGCCTAAGCACAGAGATATGGTTCACTGAGGCCAAGATGTTTTGTAGAATCATTTTAGTTTCAAAGAACTTTTAACTTGGATGCAAAAGCCTGTTGAGAACGTAAGTGGTTACTCTTGATTCTTCGTGGACACACTTAGTCTTCTCCAGATTTAACTATGTCCTTTGTCAGATACAACAACAAATTAAGTTAATTTACGTTTCGTGGAAATGCGAACTTCTGAGTCTCCTACTTGAAACTTTTCAGAACATAATGATGTTCCTTCAGCATGGCTCTCTGCCACAAAGATGcacttttgtttggtttgttttttagtAGAAGCACTGCATTTGGACAGCACCTTTTGTACCACATCTTTTCAGTATACAGAGCCCTGTCGAGAACTAGGAAGATGCATTTGACTGCAGCGCAGCTGAATCCAAAATCATGTTCACCCTGATGACAGACACCCCAAGCACCACTCTTTAACCACGCCAAGGTTAAAGGCTTGCTGTGCCAGGATGGGTAGGCAGAAGGGTGTGAGTCTGTGTGCTCAGCAAGCACATGCAGACTGTTTGCTGTCGGGTGTCTTGTGAGGATGGTTACCTGGCACCTGTTAACCTCCCCGGGGTAAAAATAAGTCTCTTATACTGTggcttgaagaaaaaaaaacctgtgttcCAAATGCGTCTTCCCCATGTTTTGTTTACTCCTGTACCTCATTGATGAATGATTCCTTGAAAAGCCATAGATTCTCATTATGTCCAGTACAGGGgaaaatgtcatgttttttACCCAGTTCCATGCAGCTAAGTGCAATGAATAGCATCATGAGTGACAGTGTAATTACCAATCACCAAGAAAAGTCTATACAGGTATAATTTAATCCCCCTCATTCATGCTTTCCTGGGAACAAACTGTTCCaaacatattaaaattttaattttcaaggatAATACTAGATTTAACAAGATAGATAAAACCAGAGGGTTTGGATAAAAcgtgaaaaacaaacataaatgcttttattgcttttctattACTCATTATCTCTTATCTGACAGTGGACAGCGATTTCCATTTGGCAGTAGAAAGCTGATGTTTTCAGTAGTGTTAGAGCCACAGTATATTCAAGGTCAGAGCTGGGAACATTCCAACAACAAATCTCTGTCATGGACAGCAAtccatggaaaagaaaggtaCACTCTGAAAAATAAGTTCGCTAatttagcaaataaaatacTATTAGTATTTATACAGAAGAGCAGGGGAAAAACAGGAAGGGGAGAATTGCAATGATTATCTTATTCAGGTTATCTGAGGGGAGCACTGGTAGCACTTGACATGGCATCTTAATGGGGAACAGAAAACGGTGCTTGTCTTCGTCAGACAGCAGCTAGTTTGCTCAGGACTCAAACCTAAGCCCTAACTTACTCTGAGTAGTGAAAAAGTTATGCTA encodes:
- the DHFR gene encoding dihydrofolate reductase isoform X1, which gives rise to MVRSLNSIVAVSQNMGIGKDGRLPWPPLRNEYKYFQRMTSTSRVEGKQNALIMGKKTWFSIPEKNRPLKDRINIVLSRELKETPKGAHYLSKSLDDALALLDSPELKSKVDMVWIVGGTSVYKAAMEKPIHHRLFVTRILKEFESDTFFPEIDRKDYKLLTEYPGVPADIQEENGIQYKFEVYEKAVVAQ
- the DHFR gene encoding dihydrofolate reductase isoform X2, which codes for MTSTSRVEGKQNALIMGKKTWFSIPEKNRPLKDRINIVLSRELKETPKGAHYLSKSLDDALALLDSPELKSKVDMVWIVGGTSVYKAAMEKPIHHRLFVTRILKEFESDTFFPEIDRKDYKLLTEYPGVPADIQEENGIQYKFEVYEKAVVAQ